The nucleotide window atggtaGTGTATTGGAATACGGAGACTGTCTGCAAGTTACGTTAAGTTGCGCGCTACAGACCGACAGACGCTGATTAAAATTCCAGCAACAGAGCTTAAACATGAACTGTAACATATCGGAGCTAGTGCTTTGATTGCAGTTTGTACAGTCCCCTATCCGCTGTCGATGCAATCGCTTCCACTTCACTTAACCTACATCTAGACTAGAATCAATGTAACTGACAGAGCTGCTGCTATTCGTTATTAACTTTTTGTTTCACCGCCAATATTATTGAGTAATTGCTCGTCATTGTCGCTATTTTAAGGTTCACATACATCAAATACGATGTTACTgacaaatatacatatgtatttaaatcTAATTCAAGCTAAGACTAAATACTTAGTGGATACTGCAATAAAGTTATATCATTCGCTCGGTTAgcacattttattaattgcacCTTAAAGATTTGTTCAACGACAACGATAGGTGTGTTATTTATAAtgagtaataatattctttatataaCTATGACTCACTTTCACGTCTTTATAGTTGGCGACGACTTCCGATGCGAAAGTGTTATTGCCGATGATGGGTTTGTTCTTGACGCTGGGGAAGATGATGCCGCCCTTGCGGCTGGCGGGGCGCGTGCTCGAGCCGGTGCTGGCCGGCGTGACGGTGACGGTGGCGGCCGCGCTCGTCGTAGCGCTCGCCGTGCTCGACGTGCTTGCTGTGCTCGACGTGCTCGAAGTGCTCGAGGTGCTCGGGCTGCATGCGACATGAATATTAGTCACCGTACACCCCTACACCCCATGCACCGTTGATAGCTCATGACAGTGTCGGGACACATTTAAAAATCGCCATGGCACGCATTTGCATGTCGCTGtagagaaataattttaaaataaaaaatcgcaaGAGCATTCTTAAAAGTAGAACGATGTCACCTGTTGTTGAAGGTAGAAGAGGGCGGCATCGTCGTGGGGGCCACAGTACTCGTCGTAGGGTCGGTGGAGATCTCGTCGATGCGGTACCGCGTCGGTGCGTACTCCACTAGTCGGTCGATGGTCGGGTCCAGCAACAGCTCGGCGGGTACGGGACGCTGCGCAAGTGTCGCTACATCGTCTTCCTGCTTCTTCAGCCTCTTCTCCACCATATCCAAGTTCTCGATGATGAGGTTGGTTTTAAGCCGTAAATCATTATGAATCTGCCCGATAGCTCGTTCCTGCCGCTGCGTCTGTGTTAGTAGTTCATCTGATTTTGGAACTAAGTCATCCACTGAACTCTTAGTACCGACTACTACATCCCAAACTTCATCCATCTTTTCAGAGACGCTCATCattggtattattttattaacgagTGTATCAATTTTGCTGCTCTTTGGAACGGGCGCTGGCGTGCTCGTTGCAGTACGATTCTTAAATAAGCTATTGACATTTATAGAAGCGTCCTCTGGTTCTACGATGGCAGCGTGAACATCAGCCATCATATATAAAACCTTACCTAAATTCTCAGACACGAGGTTTATATGGAATTGTAATTTACGATCCACAGTGGAAACTGAAGTTCTTAATTGATCTACTTCTTTTGTGATTTCATTGATCACTTCAGTATTCAAGCCTTTTGCAATTTCTATAACGTTCAAATTGATAGGTTTCTTTTCACTCGCCTCGGCGTTAATGTCATCAACTGGCAAAAAGTTACTGTCGATCTGATTCTTAAGGCCTACCAGTTTCGAGTCGATGTTCGAGACTTTTTGATCTAGTGATTCGAGTTTTCGGTCAAGCAACTGTGCGTCACTTATCTTGTTTGGTTTCTGTCTCTTGGCTGTATGTTCAGTGACACTTTCCTCGTCATTTTGTTCGATGTGACTGAAAAGTTTTAGGTCAAGGTTCCCCAGTTTTGATATTATAGC belongs to Anticarsia gemmatalis isolate Benzon Research Colony breed Stoneville strain chromosome Z, ilAntGemm2 primary, whole genome shotgun sequence and includes:
- the LOC142986661 gene encoding uncharacterized protein LOC142986661, coding for MSCVPCIVMSRWWMVMLLAAGAAAAGGRLPRTSPPAPQTAQPPSPAPRLPQRNLTLASRSSVRNREQYIFNVFEVIVSTLETKLQRIENLDKAVEHLMRRVEALDSRVNDNIHKTDAIISKLGNLDLKLFSHIEQNDEESVTEHTAKRQKPNKISDAQLLDRKLESLDQKVSNIDSKLVGLKNQIDSNFLPVDDINAEASEKKPINLNVIEIAKGLNTEVINEITKEVDQLRTSVSTVDRKLQFHINLVSENLGKVLYMMADVHAAIVEPEDASINVNSLFKNRTATSTPAPVPKSSKIDTLVNKIIPMMSVSEKMDEVWDVVVGTKSSVDDLVPKSDELLTQTQRQERAIGQIHNDLRLKTNLIIENLDMVEKRLKKQEDDVATLAQRPVPAELLLDPTIDRLVEYAPTRYRIDEISTDPTTSTVAPTTMPPSSTFNNSPSTSSTSSTSSTASTSSTASATTSAAATVTVTPASTGSSTRPASRKGGIIFPSVKNKPIIGNNTFASEVVANYKDVKGYSCVDLMNGGMRDSGVYYLQIRGTTYWFLKVFCEQNVADGGWTVIHRRDDYGVPAENFNRDWNDYKNGFGDPSKEFWLGNENIYMLTNNDDYMLRVELEDFDGNKRHAQYSHFKIYSEAEYYKLEIDGYEGNAGDSLNDPWYGSNNSPFSTYNRDNDRSSLNCASMLKGGWWWKSCGRGLNGLYLHDPQDLTARQGIVWFRWRGWDYTLKRASMMIKPKGLQPNT